A region from the uncultured Draconibacterium sp. genome encodes:
- a CDS encoding transglutaminase-like domain-containing protein, with amino-acid sequence MEPQRLEALINLLDDPDRTVFELVEQELLKEDDEIIPALEKKWEQSFDENSQNRIENIIQNLQFKRTYAGVKHWITLAPEKQDLCEGFCAIDKFQYPDLNPLNLSLKIENLRKSIWLELNNSLTLLEKTTILNHFIFNLNGYSINLSNPHSPQNCFLNQLLDTKRGNPISMSIFYTIIARAIELPAFLVDFPKNPLVAIVDAELAQKVHGSTRDTEVLFYINPSNKGAITSRKEIDYHLKRNDYKPFRDFAEPLPDVLFLRRLLESMLESYVAVGYTEKQKKIEKLLALFEV; translated from the coding sequence ATGGAACCACAACGACTTGAAGCACTGATTAACCTTCTTGATGATCCGGACAGAACCGTTTTTGAGTTAGTAGAACAGGAACTGCTTAAGGAAGATGACGAAATTATTCCGGCGCTCGAGAAAAAATGGGAACAAAGTTTTGATGAGAACAGCCAGAATCGCATTGAAAATATTATTCAGAACCTGCAATTTAAAAGAACTTATGCCGGAGTTAAACACTGGATAACCCTGGCTCCGGAGAAACAGGATTTATGTGAAGGCTTCTGTGCCATCGACAAGTTCCAGTATCCCGATCTTAATCCGCTCAATCTGTCGTTAAAAATTGAAAATCTTAGGAAATCAATTTGGTTAGAACTGAATAACTCGCTAACACTGCTGGAAAAAACAACAATACTGAACCATTTTATTTTTAACCTTAACGGCTATTCAATAAACCTGAGTAATCCTCACTCTCCTCAAAATTGTTTTTTAAACCAACTGCTCGATACCAAAAGGGGTAATCCAATTTCAATGAGTATATTTTATACCATTATTGCAAGAGCCATCGAGCTTCCTGCTTTTCTGGTTGATTTTCCTAAAAATCCGTTGGTGGCTATTGTTGATGCAGAGCTGGCACAGAAAGTTCATGGCTCAACGCGCGACACCGAGGTTTTGTTTTACATTAACCCATCGAATAAAGGAGCCATTACCAGCCGGAAAGAAATTGATTACCATTTAAAAAGAAACGATTATAAACCATTCCGCGATTTTGCAGAACCACTTCCCGATGTCTTGTTTTTAAGGAGGCTGCTGGAATCGATGCTCGAATCGTATGTAGCGGTTGGTTATACCGAAAAGCAAAAAAAGATTGAAAAATTGCTGGCCTTGTTTGAGGTATAA
- a CDS encoding patatin-like phospholipase family protein, with product MKKPLLLILFTIAVLQTQAQSVGLVLSGGGAKGMAHIGVIRALEENDIPIDYISGTSIGAIIGGLYAAGYSADEMEELFKSDDFYFWSTGKIQREYRYYFKRQEEDPTWIQLRVAKKDEKVKILPPTNIIPGEQMDFAFMELTAATSAACNYDFNQLMIPFFCIAADVNNSEPLVLRNGDLGNAIRASMTVPLYFKPIKIDGKLLFDGGLLNNFPTDYMKEIFNPDIIIGHKVADDVKAADSDDVMQQISNMVMRPTNFEIDPSDGILLETKFDDVGLLDFHKIENVLSRGEKTALEALEGIKQIVNRRVPQKEVQAKRNNFNKKKPELYFQNIQVEGVTDPMQRQFIIQSIKHRNNVVPLSTLKTEYFKLVADEQLKSIQPITRYNQNTGYFDLHLIVEPEKRMDLSIGGNISTKPINQGFAAINYRAYNSRAYSLHSNLYFGRFYSSFKLGGRIDYPTSLPFYLESYLTFNRWDYFSSSTELIFEDVREPYIIKDESSFRVETGFPLGLHSKMYGGLAYSVASNQYYQTEESNNSSDPNNSKFNAFVSKVGFENNSLNYKQYATEGAHRGVEGSFVMGEEQYKAGNSTSGYSMSPEKHRYFQLEAHALRYFSLSKKLVLGTHIQSYLSSKDLFKTYRSTKLAATGFTPTPHSKSLFIDQFYSNKYVAGGLKAIYNFTPEMHLRLEAYGFCPIFEELEQPDYSVIESDNFIENYYLQGMASLVYQTGIGPVSLSVNYYEKSNTNIYVTLNFGYILFNKRGL from the coding sequence ATGAAAAAGCCACTTCTTCTAATTCTTTTTACTATAGCTGTGCTGCAAACACAGGCACAATCGGTAGGGCTTGTGCTGAGTGGTGGCGGAGCAAAGGGCATGGCACATATTGGCGTAATTCGTGCATTGGAAGAAAACGATATTCCAATCGATTATATTTCTGGGACTTCAATAGGAGCCATTATTGGCGGACTTTATGCTGCCGGTTATTCTGCCGACGAAATGGAAGAATTATTTAAATCGGATGATTTTTATTTTTGGTCGACCGGGAAAATACAACGCGAATATCGTTATTATTTTAAACGGCAGGAGGAAGATCCTACCTGGATTCAGCTACGCGTGGCCAAAAAAGATGAAAAAGTAAAAATTCTACCACCCACCAATATCATTCCAGGCGAACAAATGGATTTTGCTTTTATGGAGCTAACGGCTGCTACCAGTGCTGCCTGTAATTACGATTTTAACCAACTCATGATTCCTTTTTTCTGCATTGCTGCCGATGTTAATAATAGCGAACCGTTGGTGTTGCGTAATGGCGATCTGGGAAATGCAATACGCGCATCGATGACTGTGCCCTTGTATTTTAAACCCATAAAGATTGATGGGAAACTGCTTTTTGACGGGGGTTTGCTAAATAACTTCCCAACCGATTACATGAAGGAAATTTTTAACCCCGATATCATAATTGGCCATAAGGTTGCTGATGACGTGAAAGCTGCCGACTCCGACGATGTTATGCAACAAATATCAAACATGGTTATGCGTCCAACAAATTTTGAAATAGACCCATCTGACGGCATTTTACTGGAAACCAAGTTTGATGATGTGGGATTACTCGATTTTCATAAAATAGAGAATGTACTTTCGAGGGGAGAAAAAACAGCTCTCGAAGCGCTTGAAGGCATTAAACAAATTGTAAACCGAAGAGTTCCCCAAAAAGAAGTACAGGCAAAACGTAACAATTTTAATAAGAAGAAACCTGAATTATACTTTCAAAACATTCAGGTTGAAGGCGTTACCGACCCCATGCAGCGCCAATTTATTATTCAGAGTATAAAACACCGCAACAATGTGGTGCCCCTCTCTACATTAAAAACCGAATATTTTAAACTGGTTGCCGATGAGCAGTTGAAATCAATTCAACCAATAACGCGTTACAACCAAAACACCGGATATTTTGACCTGCATTTAATTGTTGAACCTGAAAAACGTATGGACTTGAGTATTGGTGGCAATATTTCTACAAAACCCATTAACCAGGGATTTGCGGCAATAAATTACAGGGCCTACAACAGTAGGGCTTACTCCCTGCATTCAAACCTGTATTTCGGACGGTTTTACAGTTCGTTTAAACTGGGCGGACGAATCGACTACCCCACCTCCCTGCCGTTTTATCTTGAATCGTACCTTACATTTAACCGTTGGGACTATTTTTCGTCGAGTACCGAGCTTATTTTTGAAGATGTGCGCGAACCTTATATTATTAAAGACGAATCGAGTTTTAGAGTGGAAACCGGCTTCCCACTTGGTTTACACAGCAAAATGTATGGTGGACTCGCCTACTCTGTAGCCAGTAATCAGTACTATCAAACCGAAGAATCGAACAATAGTAGCGACCCCAACAATTCGAAATTTAATGCTTTTGTGAGCAAAGTTGGTTTTGAAAATAATTCGTTGAATTACAAACAATACGCCACCGAAGGTGCCCACCGTGGAGTTGAAGGCAGCTTTGTAATGGGCGAAGAGCAATACAAAGCAGGCAACAGCACTTCGGGTTATTCCATGTCGCCCGAAAAGCACCGGTACTTCCAGCTTGAAGCTCATGCACTTCGTTACTTCTCCTTAAGTAAAAAGTTGGTTTTGGGTACACACATTCAAAGTTACCTCAGCTCAAAGGATTTGTTTAAAACCTACCGATCGACAAAATTAGCAGCAACAGGGTTTACACCAACGCCACACAGCAAATCGTTGTTTATCGACCAATTTTACTCCAATAAATATGTTGCCGGCGGCCTGAAAGCGATTTACAACTTTACTCCGGAGATGCACTTACGCCTTGAAGCTTACGGTTTCTGCCCAATTTTTGAAGAATTGGAACAACCCGACTATTCCGTAATTGAAAGTGATAATTTTATCGAGAATTACTATTTGCAAGGCATGGCGTCGCTTGTATATCAAACCGGAATAGGACCTGTAAGCCTATCGGTAAATTACTACGAAAAAAGTAATACCAACATTTATGTTACGCTTAACTTTGGTTATATCCTGTTTAATAAACGTGGTTTATAA
- a CDS encoding cell division protein ZapA, translating into MKDKDFRIHIKIDGRVYPLNINRDEEERYRKAAKIVEETISTFRKMFQDNDNQDIMAMSAFQLALRYTEEQQRRDYSQFVDDIKDIKDDISDFLKEKEQK; encoded by the coding sequence TTGAAAGATAAAGACTTTAGAATACATATTAAGATTGATGGCAGGGTTTACCCCTTAAACATCAATCGCGATGAAGAAGAGAGATACAGAAAGGCTGCAAAGATTGTTGAAGAAACAATTTCTACTTTTAGAAAAATGTTTCAGGATAATGACAATCAGGATATTATGGCAATGTCGGCATTTCAGTTAGCTTTACGCTATACTGAAGAGCAACAACGCCGGGATTACTCTCAATTTGTCGATGATATAAAAGATATTAAGGATGATATTTCTGATTTTTTGAAAGAAAAAGAACAGAAATGA
- the rny gene encoding ribonuclease Y, whose protein sequence is MDLIIGIVAGFVVGGALAYLIWDKALKAKKRRILGEGKAEAEVIKKDKILQAKEKFLQLKSEHEKYINEKNSYLAKEENRHKQREATLNQRRDELNRKTKEFETTRREVDAIRENLNTQLQRVEHKSEELDKVHRQHLEKLEQISGLSADDAKAQLVESLQEEAKTEAVAYINEIMEEAKQTANKEAKKIVVKSIQRVATETAIENAVTIFHIESDEIKGRIIGREGRNIRALEAATGVEIVVDDTPEAIVLSAFDPVRREIARLALHQLVTDGRIHPARIEEVVQKVKKQIEEEVIETGKRTAIDLGIHGLHPELIRLVGKMKYRSSYGQNLLQHSREVANLCATMASELGLNPKKAKRAGLLHDIGKVPDDEPELPHAVLGMKLAEKYKEKPDICNAIGAHHDEVEMQSLMAPIVQVCDAISGARPGARREVVESYIKRLKDLEDLALSYPGVTKTYAIQAGRELRVIVGADKMNDQETEQLSYDISKRIQDEMTYPGQIKITVIRETRAVSYAK, encoded by the coding sequence ATGGATTTAATAATAGGAATAGTCGCAGGGTTTGTGGTTGGAGGAGCATTGGCTTATCTGATTTGGGATAAAGCCCTGAAGGCGAAAAAAAGACGGATACTTGGCGAAGGAAAAGCCGAGGCCGAAGTGATAAAAAAGGATAAAATATTGCAGGCTAAAGAAAAATTTCTGCAGCTGAAGTCGGAACACGAGAAGTATATAAACGAAAAAAACTCGTACCTGGCTAAAGAAGAGAACCGACACAAGCAACGCGAGGCAACACTAAATCAGCGTCGCGATGAACTGAACCGTAAAACCAAGGAATTTGAAACTACACGACGTGAAGTGGATGCAATTCGAGAGAATTTAAACACACAACTTCAGCGTGTTGAGCACAAAAGCGAAGAGCTTGATAAAGTGCACCGCCAACACCTTGAAAAACTGGAGCAAATTTCAGGTTTGTCAGCCGATGACGCTAAAGCGCAGTTGGTTGAATCGTTGCAAGAGGAGGCTAAAACCGAAGCTGTTGCCTACATCAACGAAATAATGGAAGAAGCCAAGCAAACGGCCAATAAAGAAGCAAAGAAGATTGTTGTAAAATCTATACAACGCGTAGCTACTGAAACGGCCATTGAGAATGCGGTTACCATTTTTCATATTGAAAGTGATGAAATTAAAGGACGTATTATCGGTAGGGAAGGACGAAATATTCGTGCTTTAGAGGCAGCTACAGGTGTTGAGATTGTTGTTGATGATACACCTGAAGCGATTGTGCTGTCGGCATTCGACCCTGTACGTCGTGAAATTGCACGCCTTGCCTTACACCAGTTAGTTACCGATGGACGAATTCATCCGGCACGAATTGAAGAGGTAGTGCAAAAAGTGAAAAAACAAATTGAAGAGGAAGTAATTGAAACCGGAAAACGTACGGCAATCGACCTTGGTATTCATGGTTTGCACCCCGAATTAATTCGTTTGGTAGGAAAGATGAAATACCGCTCGTCTTATGGTCAAAATCTGTTGCAGCACTCACGCGAGGTAGCCAACCTTTGTGCTACAATGGCATCAGAGCTGGGTTTAAATCCGAAGAAAGCCAAACGTGCCGGCTTATTACATGATATTGGAAAAGTGCCCGATGATGAGCCCGAATTGCCACACGCAGTACTGGGTATGAAACTGGCCGAGAAATACAAGGAAAAGCCGGACATTTGCAATGCTATTGGAGCGCACCACGACGAAGTGGAAATGCAGTCTTTAATGGCTCCAATTGTTCAGGTTTGCGATGCTATTTCTGGTGCGCGCCCAGGTGCACGCCGCGAAGTGGTGGAATCGTACATCAAACGATTAAAAGACCTTGAAGATCTTGCTCTATCTTATCCGGGAGTTACAAAAACCTATGCAATTCAGGCAGGTAGAGAATTACGGGTAATTGTTGGTGCCGATAAAATGAATGACCAGGAAACGGAACAGCTTTCGTACGATATTTCTAAAAGAATTCAGGATGAAATGACGTATCCGGGACAGATTAAAATTACGGTAATTCGCGAAACACGCGCTGTAAGTTATGCCAAGTAA
- a CDS encoding nucleoside phosphorylase: MIKHSELILNNDGSIFHLHLKPENIGKQIILVGDPARVDTVAGFFDKIIFTTQNREFKTITGFYKQKKISVISTGIGTDNIDIVLNELDALVNIDLESRTIKARAEQLDIVRIGTSGGLQTDLPVNSFVVSEKSIGFDGLLNYYANREQYCDMEFEEAFKKHTQWSTALADPYTVNASQALLNNFAANAFKKGVTISAPGFYAPQGRELRLPLAFPNLNEQIENFSFNNLRITNFEMESSAIYGLSKMLGHNALTVCLIIANRVTLTANENYREEMKKLILAVLDNLSS; the protein is encoded by the coding sequence ATGATTAAACACTCGGAACTTATATTAAACAATGACGGTAGTATTTTCCACTTGCATCTAAAACCGGAAAACATTGGCAAACAAATTATCCTGGTTGGCGATCCGGCACGGGTAGATACGGTTGCCGGTTTTTTCGATAAAATTATATTTACCACGCAAAACAGAGAATTTAAAACCATTACCGGGTTTTACAAGCAGAAAAAGATTTCAGTGATATCAACCGGTATTGGCACCGATAATATTGATATTGTACTTAACGAATTGGATGCGCTTGTGAATATTGATTTGGAAAGCCGAACAATTAAGGCCCGGGCGGAGCAGCTCGACATCGTACGAATTGGCACTTCCGGAGGCTTACAAACCGATCTTCCGGTAAATTCATTTGTTGTTTCTGAAAAGTCAATAGGTTTTGATGGCTTGCTGAATTACTATGCCAACCGCGAACAGTATTGCGACATGGAATTTGAGGAGGCATTTAAAAAACATACGCAATGGAGTACTGCTTTAGCTGATCCATACACGGTAAATGCAAGCCAGGCTCTTTTAAACAATTTTGCAGCAAATGCATTTAAAAAAGGAGTTACCATTTCGGCTCCGGGTTTTTATGCACCACAAGGCCGCGAACTAAGACTACCGCTAGCCTTCCCTAATTTAAATGAGCAAATTGAAAATTTTTCGTTCAACAACCTACGCATAACCAACTTTGAGATGGAAAGCTCTGCCATTTACGGCTTAAGTAAAATGCTGGGCCATAATGCACTAACGGTATGTTTAATTATTGCAAACCGGGTAACACTTACGGCCAATGAGAACTACCGCGAAGAAATGAAAAAATTAATTTTGGCAGTACTTGATAATTTAAGCAGTTAA